A single genomic interval of Litoreibacter ponti harbors:
- a CDS encoding ABC transporter permease, which yields MAGLLRIILQRLALGVVTLFAVSIIIFVAVNALPGDFAQAILGQGATPEAVAAIREQLGLDQNAFTRYVTWLGGVLRGDLGVPLSQALFAGNFGTTATGTDVITVVEQIAPRLKNTLFLAGVSAAISVPLAVGLGILTALYRNSAFDKAMNVSTLSAISSPEFFLAYILILFLAVLNPIFPSLSNIFPGMEFSDRLNKTMLPALTLTLAVTAQMMRMTRAAIINLLASPYIEMARLKGLSPMRVIVTHALPNALAPIITVVALNLAFLVTGVVVVEVVFVYPGIGQLFVDSVKIRDIPVVQACCLIFAAVYILLNLTADILSIISNPRLRHPK from the coding sequence GTGGCTGGTCTACTTCGCATCATTTTGCAGCGCCTGGCGCTTGGGGTCGTCACCCTTTTTGCAGTTTCCATTATCATTTTTGTGGCGGTTAACGCCCTTCCGGGCGATTTCGCGCAGGCCATTCTGGGCCAAGGGGCTACACCTGAGGCGGTCGCGGCGATCCGTGAGCAGCTTGGCCTCGATCAAAACGCGTTTACCCGATATGTCACCTGGCTTGGCGGCGTGCTGCGCGGCGACCTGGGTGTTCCCCTTAGCCAAGCGCTGTTTGCCGGCAATTTCGGCACGACCGCGACGGGGACGGATGTGATCACCGTTGTCGAGCAAATCGCGCCCCGGTTGAAGAATACTCTGTTCCTTGCAGGCGTCAGCGCGGCCATTTCGGTGCCGCTGGCGGTTGGCCTGGGTATCCTGACGGCGCTCTATCGTAATTCAGCCTTCGATAAGGCGATGAACGTCTCGACCCTATCGGCGATCTCCAGCCCGGAATTCTTCCTGGCCTACATCCTGATCCTGTTTCTGGCCGTGCTGAACCCGATCTTCCCGTCGCTCAGCAACATCTTCCCCGGCATGGAATTCAGCGACCGGTTGAACAAGACGATGCTGCCTGCCTTGACCCTGACCCTTGCCGTTACCGCGCAGATGATGCGCATGACGCGCGCTGCGATCATCAACCTGCTGGCGTCCCCCTATATCGAGATGGCCCGCCTCAAGGGTCTAAGCCCGATGCGGGTGATCGTGACCCATGCGTTGCCCAACGCCCTCGCGCCGATCATCACGGTGGTCGCGCTGAACCTTGCGTTTCTCGTGACCGGCGTTGTCGTGGTGGAGGTGGTCTTCGTCTATCCCGGTATCGGCCAGCTTTTCGTCGACTCGGTCAAGATCCGCGACATCCCGGTGGTACAGGCCTGCTGCCTGATCTTCGCGGCTGTCTATATTCTGCTCAACCTGACGGCTGACATCCTGTCGATCATTTCCAACCCACGTCTGAGGCATCCGAAATGA
- the pip gene encoding prolyl aminopeptidase — protein MDRSSGQNRAVSHLYPPLDPYDQRMLDVGEGHRIYVEQCGNPDGIPVVVFHGGPGGGCSPAMRRYFDPAVYRIFLFDQRGCGRSRPHASVRDNTTWHLVRDIELIRERFDVDQWIVFGGSWGATLALIYAQAHPDRVVHLVLRGVFLMTQAELDWFYGGGAGQFFPERWKQFADLIPADEQDDLIAAYSRRLFSGDLPLETRYARAWAGWENALAALNVAGGHGESPADYARAFARLENHYFTNKGFLESDGQILARRSEIEHIPATIVQGRYDMICPPISAYKLAYGWAKADLRMIRASGHALSEPAITAELVKITDELRDNETVNL, from the coding sequence ATGGACCGATCGTCAGGACAAAACCGCGCTGTGTCGCACCTGTATCCCCCGCTTGATCCCTATGACCAGCGGATGCTGGACGTGGGCGAGGGCCACCGGATCTATGTCGAGCAATGCGGAAATCCCGATGGCATCCCGGTCGTCGTCTTCCATGGCGGCCCCGGCGGCGGGTGTAGCCCAGCGATGCGTCGCTACTTCGATCCGGCGGTTTATCGAATATTCCTGTTCGATCAGCGCGGATGCGGGCGGTCCCGGCCACATGCCAGCGTGCGCGACAACACCACCTGGCATCTCGTGCGCGACATCGAGTTGATCCGCGAGCGCTTCGATGTCGACCAGTGGATCGTATTTGGCGGCAGCTGGGGTGCGACGCTCGCGCTGATCTATGCGCAGGCGCATCCTGACCGGGTCGTGCATCTGGTGCTGCGTGGCGTGTTCCTGATGACGCAGGCAGAGCTTGACTGGTTCTACGGCGGCGGGGCCGGACAGTTTTTCCCCGAGCGCTGGAAACAGTTTGCCGACCTGATCCCGGCCGACGAACAGGATGACCTGATCGCGGCCTACAGCCGACGGCTGTTTTCCGGCGACTTGCCGTTAGAGACCCGCTACGCCCGCGCCTGGGCGGGATGGGAGAACGCGTTGGCCGCGCTCAACGTCGCAGGCGGGCACGGAGAGAGCCCCGCCGACTACGCCCGCGCCTTCGCGCGGCTGGAGAACCACTACTTCACCAACAAGGGCTTTCTGGAAAGCGACGGCCAGATCCTCGCCCGTCGCTCGGAAATCGAGCATATCCCGGCGACCATCGTGCAGGGGCGCTACGACATGATCTGCCCGCCCATTTCGGCCTACAAGTTGGCCTATGGCTGGGCAAAGGCGGATTTGCGCATGATCCGGGCCTCCGGTCATGCCCTGTCGGAGCCCGCAATTACGGCAGAGCTGGTTAAGATTACCGACGAACTTCGCGATAATGAGACCGTAAATCTCTGA
- the ubiG gene encoding bifunctional 2-polyprenyl-6-hydroxyphenol methylase/3-demethylubiquinol 3-O-methyltransferase UbiG, with protein MSTNTVDPSEVAKFEAMAAEWWDLNGKFKPLHMLNPCRLDYITSQIAAEYDRDLNGDAPFAGLRILDIGCGGGLLSEPMARLGADVVGADAAGGNIPVAQVHAAQSGLEIDYRHTTAESLAASGEQFDVVLNMEVVEHVADPLAFLTACQTLLKPGGLMICSTLNRNPKSFLAAIIGAEHIMKWLPKGTHDWSKFITPDELFHLINKAGLDPVDRKGFVFNPITWDWSLSDRDLSVNYVTASLKSPSASA; from the coding sequence ATGAGCACAAATACCGTCGACCCGTCGGAAGTGGCCAAGTTCGAAGCGATGGCCGCCGAGTGGTGGGATCTGAACGGCAAATTCAAGCCGCTGCATATGCTCAATCCCTGCAGGCTGGACTATATCACAAGCCAGATCGCCGCGGAATATGATCGCGATCTCAACGGTGACGCGCCCTTTGCCGGTCTGCGCATACTTGATATCGGATGTGGGGGCGGCCTGCTGTCAGAGCCGATGGCACGTCTTGGCGCCGATGTCGTCGGAGCGGATGCGGCGGGCGGTAACATTCCGGTCGCGCAGGTTCATGCGGCGCAATCGGGCCTTGAGATCGACTATCGCCATACGACGGCAGAGAGCCTTGCCGCGTCGGGCGAGCAATTCGACGTCGTGCTGAACATGGAGGTGGTAGAGCACGTCGCCGACCCCTTGGCCTTTCTGACCGCATGCCAGACGCTTCTGAAGCCGGGCGGGCTGATGATCTGCTCGACGCTCAACCGAAATCCCAAAAGCTTCCTAGCCGCGATCATCGGGGCCGAGCACATCATGAAATGGCTACCGAAAGGCACCCATGACTGGTCCAAGTTCATCACGCCCGATGAGCTGTTTCATCTGATCAATAAGGCGGGGCTGGACCCTGTCGACCGAAAGGGCTTCGTTTTCAACCCGATCACGTGGGACTGGTCCCTGTCGGATCGCGACCTGTCGGTGAATTACGTCACCGCAAGCCTCAAGTCTCCATCAGCGAGCGCCTGA
- a CDS encoding MarR family winged helix-turn-helix transcriptional regulator, producing the protein MTETKDTIAASLFSELFMADQLARNTLSKVLPKGMELSHFSVLNHLAQLSEPRTPAQLAKSFALTRGAMTNTLNKLEWAGHIHVSPDWDDARRKQVVISPAGRAARQAALAAIGPVMGDLVERIGEEKVRGAVPVLRAIRRSLMET; encoded by the coding sequence ATGACCGAGACCAAAGACACGATCGCCGCCTCGCTGTTCAGCGAGTTGTTCATGGCGGACCAGCTTGCGCGCAACACGCTCAGCAAGGTGCTGCCCAAGGGTATGGAGCTGTCGCATTTCTCGGTTCTCAATCATCTCGCCCAACTCTCGGAGCCGCGCACGCCGGCACAACTGGCCAAAAGCTTCGCGCTTACACGGGGCGCTATGACCAACACGCTCAACAAGCTGGAATGGGCGGGGCATATTCACGTCTCGCCCGATTGGGACGATGCGCGGCGTAAGCAGGTTGTCATCAGCCCGGCAGGGCGCGCGGCGCGTCAGGCGGCACTGGCTGCAATCGGCCCGGTGATGGGCGATCTTGTCGAGAGGATTGGCGAGGAAAAGGTGCGCGGCGCCGTCCCCGTGCTGCGCGCGATCAGGCGCTCGCTGATGGAGACTTGA
- a CDS encoding carbon-nitrogen hydrolase family protein has product MRLGILQLNVSDDPAANLSGTLDMVEQAARAGAVLIATPEVTNCVSTSRKRQIEMLRQQDDDPTLAALRQAANTHGVWLLIGSLALKTGDPDGRFANRSFLIDSKGQIAAWYDKIHMFDVTISDSEAYHESKGYRPGDRAVVTDTPFGKIGLTICYDMRFPALYRTLAQAGARIISAPSAFSPVTGDAHWESLLRARAIETGCFVIAPAQTGTHAAKSGKSRTTYGHSMVVSPWGQVLLDAGTKPGISVLDMDLEEVNKARQRVPSLEHDRPYTLD; this is encoded by the coding sequence ATGCGGCTCGGCATCCTGCAGCTCAACGTCTCCGACGATCCTGCCGCCAACCTGTCCGGAACGCTCGACATGGTGGAACAGGCCGCCCGCGCTGGCGCGGTGCTGATCGCGACGCCGGAGGTCACGAATTGCGTTTCGACCAGCCGCAAACGTCAGATCGAGATGCTGCGCCAGCAAGACGATGACCCGACGCTGGCGGCATTGCGGCAGGCTGCGAACACGCATGGGGTCTGGCTGCTGATCGGCTCACTGGCGCTCAAGACGGGCGACCCGGACGGCCGCTTCGCCAATCGCAGCTTCCTGATCGACTCCAAGGGCCAGATCGCCGCGTGGTACGACAAGATCCATATGTTCGACGTTACGATCTCGGACAGCGAGGCGTATCACGAAAGCAAAGGTTACCGTCCCGGCGACCGAGCCGTCGTGACAGACACACCCTTTGGCAAGATCGGTTTGACGATCTGCTACGACATGCGCTTCCCGGCGCTCTACCGGACGCTTGCGCAAGCGGGCGCGCGGATCATTTCGGCCCCGTCGGCCTTTTCGCCCGTCACAGGTGACGCCCATTGGGAAAGCCTGCTGCGCGCACGCGCGATTGAGACCGGATGTTTCGTCATCGCGCCTGCGCAAACCGGGACCCATGCCGCGAAGTCGGGCAAGTCACGCACAACTTATGGGCATTCCATGGTCGTTTCGCCTTGGGGACAGGTTTTGCTGGATGCTGGCACCAAGCCGGGTATCAGCGTTCTGGACATGGATTTGGAAGAGGTTAACAAAGCGCGACAGCGTGTCCCTTCCTTGGAGCACGACCGACCGTATACGCTAGACTAG
- the grxC gene encoding glutaredoxin 3 produces the protein MAQVEIYTSPLCGFCHAAKRLLSSKGVEFEETDVSRNPDKKGEMISRANGGRTVPQIFIDGTHVGGCDDLYALEQAGKLDPMLAA, from the coding sequence ATGGCCCAAGTTGAAATCTACACCTCGCCGCTTTGTGGTTTTTGCCATGCGGCCAAGCGCCTACTGAGCTCCAAGGGCGTCGAATTTGAAGAGACCGATGTCTCCCGCAATCCTGACAAGAAGGGCGAGATGATCTCGCGTGCCAATGGCGGGCGCACGGTGCCGCAGATCTTCATCGACGGCACCCATGTCGGCGGCTGCGATGATCTTTATGCGTTGGAGCAAGCCGGCAAGCTGGACCCGATGCTGGCCGCGTGA
- a CDS encoding double zinc ribbon domain-containing protein — protein MKMQTALRLLYPSQCLTCANPVEGDASLCGGCWRETPFIYGLTCRSCGVPLPGDDDGQDVQCDDCLTIARPWHRGAAAMLYKGNGRSIALRLKHGDRTDFAVPASAWMAKAAPRMPADGVVVPVPLHWLRLLRRRYNQSALLAKRIATRLDLTYLPDSLHRFRATDVLDGKTRDLRFAAMDQAIVPHPKRGGALAGKAVLLVDDVMTSGATLAACAEACVSEGARSVDMVVLARVAKDD, from the coding sequence ATGAAAATGCAAACCGCGCTGAGGCTTCTGTATCCAAGCCAATGCCTGACCTGCGCAAACCCCGTGGAAGGCGACGCGTCCCTGTGCGGCGGCTGCTGGCGCGAGACGCCGTTCATTTATGGTCTGACCTGCCGAAGCTGCGGTGTGCCGCTGCCGGGCGATGATGACGGCCAAGATGTGCAATGCGACGACTGCCTGACCATCGCGCGGCCTTGGCATCGGGGCGCTGCGGCGATGCTGTACAAGGGCAATGGCCGGTCGATTGCGCTTCGCCTGAAGCATGGCGATCGAACGGACTTCGCGGTTCCCGCCAGCGCGTGGATGGCGAAGGCCGCGCCGCGGATGCCAGCGGACGGCGTTGTGGTGCCGGTTCCGCTTCACTGGTTGCGCCTGCTGAGACGGCGCTACAACCAATCGGCCCTGCTCGCCAAGCGGATCGCGACGCGGCTTGATCTGACCTATCTTCCCGACTCTCTGCACCGGTTTCGCGCCACGGACGTGCTCGACGGCAAGACGCGCGATTTGCGCTTTGCGGCGATGGACCAAGCGATTGTGCCGCATCCGAAACGCGGGGGAGCTCTGGCTGGGAAAGCTGTCTTGCTGGTCGATGACGTTATGACGTCGGGCGCCACGCTCGCCGCTTGTGCTGAGGCTTGTGTTTCAGAGGGCGCACGCAGCGTTGATATGGTGGTGCTGGCGCGCGTGGCGAAAGATGACTAG
- a CDS encoding methyltransferase domain-containing protein yields MSQAPALFDLDALARHRARAAKGEFAGFLHDEAIFEVQERLIDVNRTFTTPAIVTGFGDIWRAAFPDATVVPDTETIDLQPQSHDLVVHAMGLHWANDPVGQLVQCRRALKPDGLLIVAMLGGQTLVELRAALAEAETRITGGLSPRIAPMGEIRDLGGLLQRAGLALPVADSSKRTVSYSSPLALLYDLRAMGETNALAAREKKVPPRNLFAEMARIYTDTYPSGPDRVAATFEMIFLTGWAPSETQQKPLRPGSAKSRLADFLGTTELGPDAKPVNGDED; encoded by the coding sequence ATGTCGCAAGCCCCCGCCCTGTTCGATCTTGACGCGCTCGCCCGCCACCGCGCGCGCGCCGCGAAGGGTGAGTTCGCGGGATTTCTGCATGACGAGGCGATCTTCGAGGTCCAAGAAAGGCTCATCGACGTTAACAGAACGTTTACGACACCTGCGATTGTCACGGGGTTCGGGGATATCTGGCGCGCCGCCTTTCCCGATGCGACGGTGGTGCCGGATACCGAGACGATTGATCTTCAGCCTCAGTCGCATGATCTGGTCGTGCATGCGATGGGCCTGCACTGGGCAAACGATCCGGTGGGCCAGCTGGTTCAATGCCGCCGCGCGTTGAAACCGGACGGATTGCTGATCGTCGCCATGCTTGGTGGGCAAACCCTGGTCGAGCTGCGCGCAGCCTTGGCCGAGGCCGAGACCCGCATCACCGGCGGGCTGTCCCCGCGCATCGCGCCCATGGGCGAAATCCGAGATCTGGGCGGGCTGCTTCAACGCGCTGGCCTTGCTTTGCCCGTTGCCGATAGCTCCAAACGCACGGTTTCGTACAGCTCCCCGCTTGCGCTTTTGTACGATCTGCGCGCGATGGGCGAGACCAACGCGCTTGCCGCGCGGGAAAAAAAGGTGCCGCCGCGCAATCTGTTTGCGGAGATGGCGCGTATATACACCGATACATATCCATCTGGGCCCGACCGGGTTGCGGCGACGTTTGAAATGATCTTCCTGACCGGGTGGGCGCCCTCGGAAACGCAGCAAAAGCCGCTGCGCCCCGGATCGGCCAAATCGCGGCTTGCAGATTTTTTGGGCACGACCGAGTTGGGGCCGGACGCAAAACCCGTTAATGGGGATGAGGACTGA
- the hemH gene encoding ferrochelatase, which translates to MMNMTALETELPHAGPDHPKVKFGKVGVLLANLGTPDDYTYWPMRRYLGEFLSDKRVIDYSPFIWQPLLQLIILTKRPFSSGAAYKSIWNHEAGESPLMTITKDQTAKITDAMKAKYGDRIEVDFCMRYGNPSTKSKVRQMIERGCDKIVFFPLYPHYAGATSATANDQFFRALMEEKWQPSARTIPAYFENPAYIDALAQSVERSYAQLEKKPDILVCSYHGVPKRYLMEGDPYHCQCQKTTRLLKERLGWADTEICTTFQSKFGPEEWLKPYTVEEVARLAEEDGKKNIAVIAPAFSADCIETLEEINEEIKESFEEAGGEHFTYIPCLNDDDAHINALCGVIDDNLKGWI; encoded by the coding sequence ATGATGAACATGACCGCCCTTGAGACCGAATTGCCCCACGCAGGGCCCGACCATCCGAAGGTAAAGTTCGGCAAGGTTGGAGTTCTTCTGGCCAATCTCGGCACGCCCGACGACTACACCTACTGGCCGATGCGGCGCTACCTGGGCGAGTTCCTGTCCGACAAGCGCGTCATCGACTACAGCCCGTTTATCTGGCAGCCTCTGCTGCAGCTGATCATCCTGACGAAGCGCCCGTTCTCCTCCGGCGCGGCCTACAAAAGCATCTGGAATCACGAAGCGGGCGAGAGCCCGTTGATGACGATCACCAAGGACCAGACCGCCAAGATCACAGACGCGATGAAGGCCAAATATGGTGACCGGATCGAGGTCGATTTCTGCATGCGCTACGGCAATCCGTCGACCAAATCGAAGGTGCGCCAGATGATTGAGCGCGGCTGCGACAAGATCGTGTTCTTCCCGCTTTACCCACATTACGCCGGCGCGACCTCGGCCACGGCCAATGACCAGTTCTTCCGCGCGTTGATGGAAGAAAAGTGGCAGCCGTCCGCCCGCACCATCCCTGCGTATTTCGAAAATCCTGCCTATATCGACGCGCTCGCGCAATCGGTGGAGCGGTCTTACGCGCAACTGGAGAAGAAGCCGGACATTCTGGTCTGCTCCTACCACGGTGTGCCCAAGCGCTACCTGATGGAGGGCGATCCGTATCACTGCCAGTGTCAGAAAACGACGCGGCTTCTCAAGGAGCGTCTGGGCTGGGCCGATACCGAGATCTGTACCACGTTCCAGTCAAAATTCGGGCCGGAAGAGTGGCTGAAGCCCTACACGGTCGAGGAGGTCGCACGACTGGCCGAAGAAGACGGCAAGAAGAACATCGCCGTCATTGCCCCTGCGTTTTCCGCCGATTGCATCGAGACGCTCGAAGAGATCAACGAAGAGATCAAGGAAAGCTTCGAGGAAGCGGGCGGCGAACACTTCACCTATATTCCGTGCCTCAATGACGATGACGCGCATATCAATGCGCTTTGCGGCGTCATCGATGACAATCTGAAGGGCTGGATCTAG
- the mutT gene encoding 8-oxo-dGTP diphosphatase MutT produces MKMVLVSAVALIDADGRVLLAQRPEGKSMAGLWEFPGGKVEQGETPEHALVRELHEELGIDTWESCLAPLTFASHSYEDFHLLMPLFACRKWQGIPKAQEGQTLEWVRPNKLRDYPMPAADVPLIPILRDWL; encoded by the coding sequence GTGAAGATGGTCCTGGTGTCTGCCGTCGCGCTCATTGATGCCGATGGTCGCGTGCTGCTTGCACAACGCCCCGAAGGCAAGTCGATGGCGGGCCTGTGGGAGTTTCCGGGCGGCAAGGTCGAGCAAGGCGAGACGCCGGAACATGCCTTGGTCCGGGAGTTGCACGAAGAGCTTGGGATCGACACATGGGAAAGCTGCCTCGCGCCGCTCACCTTTGCGTCTCACAGCTATGAGGATTTCCATCTTCTGATGCCGCTATTTGCGTGCCGCAAATGGCAGGGTATCCCGAAGGCGCAGGAAGGTCAGACGTTGGAATGGGTCCGCCCGAACAAGCTGCGTGACTACCCTATGCCCGCTGCAGATGTGCCGCTGATCCCGATTTTGCGGGATTGGCTTTAG
- the argJ gene encoding bifunctional glutamate N-acetyltransferase/amino-acid acetyltransferase ArgJ: MATITKTSPLAPKGGFPSLPVISGVRFASVAAGVKYQGRTDVMLAEIAPGSSVAGVFTRSATRAAPVLDCQAKLGTVDDPNAGFAFLVNSGNANAFTGGAGVAAVGHTAGAVAKTLSIPESHVYTASTGVIGEPLPHEKITSALDKLSADLDPEKIEDAAQAIMTTDTFAKGAERVIEVDGKPVKIAGIAKGSGMIAPDMATMLVYIFTDAKISQPALQALVSSENARSFNCITVDSDTSTSDTLLVAATGASGVDVEGHAGFAEALHDVMLDLAHLVVRDGEGATKFVEVQVTAAVNDTDAKRVAMAIANSPLVKTAIAGEDPNWGRVVMAIGKSGAQADRDRISIWFGDVLVAENGWVSPDYVEADAAAHMKGEVLLIRVDLGLDTGAATVWTCDLTHGYIEINADYRS, encoded by the coding sequence ATGGCCACAATCACAAAGACCTCCCCCTTGGCACCCAAGGGGGGCTTTCCCTCTCTGCCCGTCATTTCTGGCGTTCGTTTCGCGTCCGTGGCCGCAGGGGTGAAATATCAGGGCCGCACGGATGTGATGCTGGCGGAAATTGCACCGGGGTCCTCTGTTGCTGGCGTCTTCACCCGCTCTGCCACGCGGGCGGCGCCGGTTCTGGACTGTCAGGCGAAGCTCGGCACAGTCGATGACCCGAACGCCGGTTTTGCGTTTCTCGTGAACTCCGGCAACGCAAACGCCTTTACCGGCGGTGCGGGTGTCGCGGCGGTGGGCCATACGGCCGGTGCAGTCGCCAAGACATTGAGTATCCCTGAAAGCCATGTCTACACAGCGTCCACAGGTGTGATCGGTGAGCCGCTGCCCCATGAGAAAATCACCTCTGCCTTAGACAAGCTTTCGGCCGACTTAGACCCTGAAAAGATCGAAGACGCCGCCCAAGCGATCATGACCACCGATACCTTTGCCAAGGGTGCCGAGCGTGTCATCGAGGTCGATGGAAAACCTGTGAAAATCGCGGGCATCGCGAAAGGATCGGGCATGATCGCGCCAGACATGGCGACGATGCTGGTCTACATCTTCACGGATGCCAAGATCAGCCAGCCCGCGTTGCAGGCGCTGGTCTCATCGGAGAACGCCCGCAGCTTCAACTGCATTACCGTCGACAGCGACACGTCCACGTCCGACACGCTGCTGGTGGCCGCGACTGGCGCGTCTGGTGTGGATGTGGAAGGCCATGCTGGTTTCGCGGAGGCCCTGCATGACGTGATGCTCGATCTTGCGCACCTCGTCGTACGGGACGGCGAGGGGGCCACGAAATTCGTCGAAGTGCAGGTCACGGCCGCGGTGAACGACACGGATGCCAAACGCGTTGCCATGGCCATCGCGAACTCGCCCCTGGTCAAGACCGCCATTGCGGGCGAGGACCCGAATTGGGGCCGCGTTGTGATGGCCATCGGTAAATCCGGCGCACAGGCGGACCGGGATCGCATTTCTATATGGTTCGGGGACGTGCTGGTCGCGGAAAATGGCTGGGTCTCACCCGATTATGTCGAGGCGGACGCCGCTGCGCACATGAAAGGCGAGGTGCTCTTGATCCGGGTCGATCTGGGCCTCGACACAGGTGCCGCAACCGTTTGGACCTGTGACCTGACCCATGGCTATATCGAGATCAACGCGGATTATCGGTCGTGA
- a CDS encoding peptidylprolyl isomerase — protein MGKFSTLLRATGLAVTVAMPAAAQDADTVLATVNGTDITIGHMIALQERLPDQYKQLADDVLYEGMLEQLIQQTALAQEMEKDDTKSLALTRENEIRAFLAGELLAKVGTADLDDGSVEALYEERYETGEPEMEFNASHILVETEEEANTVIEELSGGADFAELAKEKSTGPSGPGGGLLGWFGKGQMVPAFEEAVLSLEEGAVTEAPVQTQFGWHVVKLNESRAKSAPELDSVRDELERELRAAAIDNRITTLTEAADITRAEVEVDPSIIRNLELLKD, from the coding sequence ATGGGCAAATTTTCAACACTTCTGCGTGCGACTGGCCTGGCCGTCACGGTGGCGATGCCAGCTGCCGCGCAAGATGCCGATACGGTGCTGGCGACCGTCAACGGGACCGACATCACCATCGGCCACATGATCGCGCTGCAAGAACGCCTGCCTGATCAGTACAAGCAACTGGCCGACGATGTGCTCTACGAAGGCATGCTCGAGCAGCTGATCCAGCAAACTGCCCTCGCGCAAGAGATGGAAAAGGATGACACCAAGTCGCTCGCCCTGACCCGAGAGAACGAGATCCGCGCGTTCCTGGCAGGCGAGCTGCTGGCCAAGGTCGGCACGGCCGATCTGGACGACGGCTCGGTCGAAGCGCTTTACGAAGAGCGCTACGAGACAGGCGAGCCAGAGATGGAATTCAACGCATCGCACATCCTCGTCGAGACGGAAGAAGAGGCCAACACCGTCATCGAAGAGCTGAGCGGCGGCGCGGATTTTGCCGAGCTCGCCAAGGAGAAATCCACCGGCCCGTCCGGTCCCGGCGGCGGCCTTCTGGGATGGTTCGGCAAGGGTCAGATGGTGCCTGCCTTTGAAGAGGCTGTTCTGAGCCTTGAAGAGGGCGCTGTGACCGAAGCGCCTGTGCAGACCCAGTTCGGCTGGCATGTCGTGAAGCTCAATGAAAGCCGCGCCAAATCCGCGCCGGAGCTCGACAGCGTGCGCGACGAGCTGGAGCGCGAGCTGCGGGCAGCGGCAATCGACAACCGGATCACCACCTTGACCGAAGCCGCCGACATCACCCGTGCCGAGGTTGAGGTTGATCCCTCCATCATTCGCAATCTAGAGCTTCTGAAAGACTAG